tatttatcaataatataaattaatttaaaaaataataattttttagtctctaatttaattattatattaattaattatttttatctctaaaattaatttttatttaataattttattgtagttgTAAGTTACAAATTGCTGACTAATTtagaaaatgtaaataaaaaattactacaATATAGCTTTTAATAACACTTTTTCATTacagtaaaaaattaatatatatatatattaaaaagtagGTGGTATagtaaaatacataaaataaaataggatTCTATATTATAATGATTGTTTTAAAGATGATTTAAGTAGTAAAAACCTAAAAATCTATTGTTTAAAGATTttctacaagaaaataatagacaaaaaataattagttgctataatgattaaattaaaaattactttagagactaaaaaatgttttgatttttaaattagtttatattattgttaaataatttttaaattgatatttaattaactttcaaggttttaattaccaattatttagataccaatttagaaattatttaactataaatgaaattaatttaagaactaaaaaaaattaaaataatatttaatttagtcactataataactaattattttctatttttaaaattgatttttatttcataattatcTTCTAATGTAATGTAATCTTCTCTTGTCATTGATTGAATTGTAAAGGtcatcactatttttttttagaaaaaagtgTTGTTATGATATgaatagtaaaaaatatatatttaacactgtttataataatataaaaataaataaaatattaatttattatgatgTTAAGTGTTTGTTGTTAGTGTGTTCTTATATAAGTACTTGTATTCTAATCACCTAAAATTGCTGTCAAAACCCCTAGTGTAAAGTCACAAATTATCCATTCTTATGGTTCGTTTGGATCTGAGTGAACATTGTTCActcgaaaaaaaaaataatatcttttatatttgtATCCATTCAATTGCTAAGATAGAAAGGCAATGAATTGTGGAAGAGTAATAAAATCATTCTCCTCTGTGAAGAGAAGAAAAGCAAAGAAATATGCCAGAAgttatataatatgattaaaaagttaaaattatccttaacttttttatacacatataaaaataacatttttatatattacaataacaataaaaaattgtttttgatttgattttattaaaatattttgcatatgtatttataataaaaataaataaaaataaataaaactatgtttttacataaaaaattatttgaagttgaaataaaagttttttaaattttttacattCCTAACTTTATAACTGAAATTTTACTTTTATGCTGATATTTCATATGTTAAGTAATTTgtaatttgtttaaaaatctcatattttaaagatatgagaaaatttataaatctacactttacatattttaaaaaaattaaaaattctctTACAATCATCCTATCATTCACaaacttatataattttttctcacaaatccattttaatatatcttaatccaaataatttctctttttttatattttcctcTCAAATCACTACAAATTTATCAAGGtatttttgttataataaaatacttttttaactTAATTACATTTTTCATCTAAATAGTGAAATTTGAATTCATTTAAAGGaaagattttattattttttcttttttaatattttttatttcatgtctAGTGATATCTTGTATATGTTTCATGGGTTTTGTAGAATTCTGTAGGCTTTTATCGGTTATAATGTATTGTATAATGTGTggatcaaaataatattaataaaaaacaagACAATAATATCTAAAAGACCAGAACCTTCTAAATCATGCGGGATAAGTACAGAAGTTTGTGGAATCATGTGAAACTTGGAAAGAATGGAGCAAAGTGAGAATAGAACGTTCTGGACCATATTACAGTATCCTTTCACTTCCTATAAATACTGCATCAGTTCCTCTGTACATCATCAAACCATAACAGAATTACCTGATTACGATCACACTACAACCTGCTAAGTTTCAAATTTCTGACAAGTTCTATAATTATAAGCATGTCGCTAATTCCAAGTTTCTTCGGTGGGCGAAGGAGCAACGTCTTTGATCCTTTCTCTCTGGATGTGTTTGATCCCTTCAAGGGTTTTCCTTTCCCTgattctctttcttcttcattcccTGAGATTTCACGCCAAAATTCAGCATTTGTGAGCACCCATGTGGATTGGAAGGAGACCCCGGAGGCACACGTGTTCAAGGCTGACATTCCAGGACTGAAGAAGGAGGAAGTGAAGGTAGAAATCGAAGATGATagggttcttcagataagcggAGAGAGGAAGGTGGAGAAGGAAGATAAGAACGACACGTGGCATCGCGTGGAGCGTAGCAGCGGGAAGTTCATGAGGAGGTTCAGATTGCCGGAGAATGCAAAAGTGGATGAGGTGAAGGCTTCTGTGGAAAATGGTGTTCTCACTGTCACTGTTCCCAAGGAAGAGGTTAAGAAGCCTGATGTCAAGTCCATTGAAATTTCTGAGTAATATTTTGTTGAAAATGGCGTGTTTTGCTTGCTGAGAATCTTGTGTGTGATTGATGCCATAAAGATGGTGTAAAATACATGTAACAATAAGGatgttgaaaaataaaatttcattttgatAACTTTGGTTTGTAAGAGTATCTTGAAACAGTTTTATATTGTGACAGTAAAGCCTGGGTAGAATCATGCTAACTCTACAAGCATTGATAAGAGGGTAAAATCATTATTTGTTGATGGTTTTAATAATAGCTCATTTTTAGCAacaaataataactaataaaataatttaaatagaaTGAACTCAAATGTTAATTGAACAACATCAATTCAGATTAATGCAAGAATTTATAGAATAAAAGGAAGGAAAGGAGAAGAACACTATCACTTTCATATATCTTCATTGCACACGAATCCAGCTCCTCTTGCCACCCTTTTATATATTGCAATTGAATTTTTCATCTGATAATTTCCAGCAAATCATTAGCCATCTTATGGTTTGAGTACTTGACTCCATTTTTTCACTGAGTTATGGGGTTTTATGACTTCTTATCTAAACAAGAACAAAATTTACTTTAATTCTATCGTAAAGGAACTTTAATTCAAACATTTATATTGGTAagtatgatttatttatttttcacttcGAAACCACTttaaattaagaacaaaataaaaatcttagaaattaataaaactatGTAGTTATcggttttcattttatttagtAACTCCCCATTTAGGTTatgcaaaatatatatttttttatattttaataaatatattttattaaatattttaatttataaatatatataatttt
The sequence above is a segment of the Phaseolus vulgaris cultivar G19833 chromosome 2, P. vulgaris v2.0, whole genome shotgun sequence genome. Coding sequences within it:
- the LOC137812072 gene encoding 18.5 kDa class I heat shock protein-like; amino-acid sequence: MSLIPSFFGGRRSNVFDPFSLDVFDPFKGFPFPDSLSSSFPEISRQNSAFVSTHVDWKETPEAHVFKADIPGLKKEEVKVEIEDDRVLQISGERKVEKEDKNDTWHRVERSSGKFMRRFRLPENAKVDEVKASVENGVLTVTVPKEEVKKPDVKSIEISE